A region from the Cellvibrio sp. PSBB006 genome encodes:
- a CDS encoding PEP-CTERM sorting domain-containing protein yields the protein MNMKWHCTKITEPHYLQRYLVGMVFTLVMMSVQARPFVDQADIDVASQPSSLRPVFGSEFETASDRALFPRDLALGGQSVRDFSLKSFVKLTHQRPPMYGRDFLFDMDVFERELFASVSSVAMSGHSKDADATLLDTAALNVIVEVDTTSSSRASIPEPTTLMLVAVGMLGLILHRRRTDWAEH from the coding sequence ATGAACATGAAATGGCATTGTACGAAAATAACGGAGCCGCATTATTTACAGCGGTATCTGGTTGGCATGGTATTCACGTTAGTGATGATGAGCGTTCAGGCTCGTCCGTTTGTTGATCAAGCTGATATTGATGTAGCGAGTCAGCCTTCATCCCTTCGCCCTGTGTTCGGCAGCGAATTTGAAACTGCAAGTGACAGGGCGCTATTCCCACGTGACCTCGCCTTAGGTGGGCAATCGGTACGGGATTTTTCATTAAAATCCTTTGTTAAATTAACGCATCAAAGACCGCCCATGTATGGCAGGGATTTTTTATTTGATATGGATGTGTTTGAACGAGAACTCTTTGCCAGCGTGTCATCGGTCGCGATGAGTGGTCATTCAAAAGACGCCGATGCGACCTTGCTGGATACGGCGGCCTTGAACGTGATTGTCGAGGTCGACACTACATCAAGCAGTCGCGCGTCGATTCCTGAGCCGACCACCCTGATGCTGGTCGCTGTGGGCATGCTGGGGCTCATTCTTCATCGGCGTCGCACTGATTGGGCTGAACACTGA
- a CDS encoding ribonuclease Z has product MMNLVFLGTSAGTPTKQRNVTALALEHGDDRGWYLFDCGEGTQHQLLHTRFSLSRLRGIFITHVHGDHTFGLPGLLASASMAGRTDPLPLIAPAPLKPFVELATGATQSRLSYELQFIPVDVDDFLWQDNDITVTTAELSHRVPCFAYRVTEKNLEKKLLTERLERDGIPAGPVWGQIHRGETVMLEDGRIIHSADYVAVTRQPRRIVVGGDNDKPELLRDTCVDAQLLIHEATYTQVVSDQVGPDPQHSSAAQVARFAQSVELPNLILTHFSSRYQFTHKNAPLIDEIEQEARQFYEGNLQLARDFAEFELRKDFSLIKTESSNVGNSVANNR; this is encoded by the coding sequence ATGATGAATCTCGTTTTTCTTGGCACCTCTGCCGGCACCCCCACCAAACAGCGCAACGTCACTGCACTGGCACTGGAGCATGGCGATGATCGCGGCTGGTATCTGTTCGATTGCGGCGAAGGCACCCAACATCAGTTATTGCACACCCGCTTCTCCCTGTCGCGATTGCGTGGCATCTTTATTACCCACGTCCATGGCGACCACACCTTTGGATTGCCCGGCCTGCTGGCCAGCGCCTCCATGGCAGGGCGTACCGATCCCCTGCCCCTGATCGCCCCGGCGCCGCTCAAGCCGTTTGTTGAACTGGCCACCGGTGCTACCCAATCCCGCTTAAGTTATGAGCTGCAATTTATTCCTGTCGATGTTGACGACTTCCTATGGCAGGACAACGACATTACCGTTACCACGGCCGAACTTTCCCACCGGGTGCCCTGTTTCGCCTACCGCGTCACCGAAAAAAATCTGGAGAAAAAATTACTGACGGAACGCCTGGAACGAGACGGCATTCCTGCGGGACCCGTGTGGGGACAAATTCATCGCGGCGAAACCGTTATGCTGGAGGACGGGCGAATCATCCATTCTGCTGATTATGTTGCTGTCACCCGTCAACCCAGGCGTATTGTTGTTGGCGGTGATAATGACAAGCCGGAGCTGTTGCGCGATACGTGCGTCGACGCTCAATTATTGATTCACGAAGCCACCTACACCCAGGTAGTTTCCGACCAGGTTGGCCCCGATCCTCAACACAGCTCTGCCGCACAGGTGGCACGTTTTGCCCAATCCGTTGAATTACCAAACCTGATACTGACCCACTTCAGTTCCCGTTATCAATTCACGCATAAAAATGCTCCGTTGATTGATGAGATAGAGCAGGAAGCGCGGCAATTTTATGAAGGCAACTTACAGCTTGCACGAGATTTTGCGGAGTTTGAGTTGAGAAAGGATTTTAGCTTGATCAAAACTGAAAGCAGCAATGTTGGCAACAGTGTTGCCAACAACCGTTAA
- a CDS encoding DUF6164 family protein, translating to MSKLLFKLNNVPNEEADEVRQLLRDHEIFFYETNAGMWRVGLDAIWLPDDTQYEQAKVLLDDYQQQRTAHQQQLYAELEARGETPTLAKKIAAHPIRFLAQVIAIVFILAISIVPFWYAFS from the coding sequence ATGTCAAAACTGCTTTTTAAACTCAATAATGTTCCGAACGAAGAAGCGGATGAGGTTCGCCAGCTGCTGCGTGACCACGAGATTTTTTTTTACGAAACCAATGCTGGCATGTGGCGGGTCGGGCTGGACGCCATCTGGTTACCTGATGATACGCAATATGAGCAAGCCAAGGTATTACTGGACGATTACCAACAACAACGCACAGCACATCAACAACAGCTTTATGCGGAGTTAGAAGCGCGGGGAGAAACGCCTACCTTAGCCAAAAAAATTGCCGCGCATCCGATACGCTTTCTGGCGCAAGTGATCGCGATCGTATTTATATTGGCGATCTCCATTGTGCCGTTCTGGTATGCATTTTCATGA
- a CDS encoding ABC transporter permease has protein sequence MRALNIKLLRNLWTLKGQGLAIAAVIATGVAMYVMSYTALESLRLSQQSVYQSQRFAQVFANLKRAPEAVAQQLRDIPGVATLETRVQAPLNIRMAGFDEPITGLAISIPDADQPQLNRLFLRQGQLPSDYRDDQVLVSEAFAEAHLLKPGDHLAVVINGRYQALLVSGIALSPEYIYQIRPGDLFPDFSRYAIVWMNRTALEAAFGMDGAFNNVVLTLSPGFNYASVISNLDQLLEPWGGLGAYEREDQISHRYLEQELKQIEVMARFLPLIFIGVAAFLLNVVAARLIRTQREQIAVLKAFGYNSLMVASHYLALVLCVVMVGAILGVLLGTWLASGLAGIYQEFFRFPWLAFRLRPAVVITAVLIAGGATVAGTLSAVYRAFRLPPAEAMRPEPPAHFRRTLIERLGIQWLSQPTRIILRNLERQPLKAGFSILGIGLAVAMMMLTGFQKGSIAYMLDVQFRLAQKQDVTVTFSEPAAGRALYEFLAMPGVSYAEGFRTAPAILHYGHSEYRSAVQGYTQNSRLFTVLDAQLQPAAIPSEGILLTDHLAYLLGVKPGDRLQVKIQEGRRPLLEIPVTGLVTEFVGVGAYMNKTSLTRLLGESDTISGVFLAVDAEALPALNRRLDQVPRVAGVTLRENTIRAFSRMMDETILVFTIFSMFMAGSIGFAVVYNNARIAFAERGRELASLRVLGFTRAEIAFILLGELLLLTVLAMPVGFVLGTGLCWLLTWGMQTDLYRVPLILTPQTFAVAAVVVLIATFLSALMIGRSLMKLDMVSALKAAE, from the coding sequence ATGCGCGCCCTGAACATCAAGCTGCTGCGTAATCTATGGACACTTAAAGGTCAGGGGCTGGCGATTGCTGCCGTTATTGCTACCGGTGTTGCAATGTATGTGATGTCGTACACCGCATTGGAGTCCTTGCGCCTGAGTCAGCAGAGTGTTTATCAGAGCCAGCGTTTTGCCCAGGTATTTGCCAATCTAAAACGTGCACCTGAAGCGGTGGCGCAACAGCTGCGGGATATTCCCGGCGTAGCTACATTGGAAACGCGGGTACAGGCACCTTTAAATATTCGCATGGCTGGATTTGATGAGCCTATTACTGGCTTGGCAATCTCCATCCCGGATGCCGACCAGCCTCAACTCAATCGGTTATTTTTGCGTCAAGGTCAATTGCCCAGCGATTATCGAGACGACCAGGTACTTGTCAGCGAGGCTTTTGCAGAAGCTCATCTACTGAAACCGGGTGATCACCTGGCGGTAGTAATTAACGGCCGTTATCAAGCCCTATTGGTGTCTGGTATTGCTCTATCGCCGGAATACATTTACCAAATTCGTCCCGGTGATCTCTTCCCTGATTTTTCCCGCTACGCCATCGTGTGGATGAACCGTACCGCTTTAGAGGCGGCGTTTGGTATGGATGGCGCATTCAATAATGTTGTATTAACCCTGTCGCCGGGATTTAACTACGCCAGTGTGATCAGCAACCTTGACCAACTGTTGGAGCCATGGGGCGGTTTGGGTGCTTACGAGCGTGAAGATCAGATTTCTCACCGTTATCTGGAACAGGAACTGAAGCAAATAGAAGTGATGGCGCGCTTTCTGCCGCTGATCTTTATTGGTGTGGCGGCTTTTCTGCTAAACGTGGTCGCTGCGCGCCTGATTCGTACCCAGCGCGAACAGATCGCCGTGCTTAAAGCGTTCGGCTACAACAGCCTTATGGTGGCCAGTCACTACCTGGCGTTGGTCTTATGTGTTGTTATGGTGGGTGCGATTCTCGGGGTGTTACTCGGAACCTGGTTGGCAAGTGGATTAGCCGGTATATATCAAGAGTTCTTTCGCTTTCCCTGGTTGGCATTCCGTTTACGTCCGGCGGTTGTCATCACCGCTGTTTTGATTGCTGGTGGTGCTACTGTGGCAGGCACTCTCAGCGCAGTTTATCGCGCGTTTCGTTTGCCGCCGGCAGAAGCTATGCGCCCGGAGCCGCCGGCACATTTCCGGCGCACCTTGATAGAGCGGTTGGGCATACAGTGGCTGAGCCAGCCTACCCGAATTATTTTGAGGAACCTCGAGCGTCAGCCATTAAAAGCGGGATTCTCTATTTTGGGCATCGGTCTGGCGGTGGCCATGATGATGCTTACTGGATTTCAGAAAGGCTCCATTGCTTACATGTTGGACGTGCAATTCCGTCTCGCACAGAAGCAGGATGTCACCGTTACCTTCAGTGAGCCTGCAGCGGGTCGCGCGCTTTATGAATTTCTGGCAATGCCTGGGGTAAGTTATGCGGAAGGTTTCCGCACAGCGCCTGCAATCCTTCACTACGGTCACAGCGAATATCGCAGCGCCGTACAAGGCTACACACAGAATAGCCGGCTGTTTACGGTGCTGGACGCGCAATTGCAGCCCGCGGCGATTCCGAGTGAGGGGATATTGCTTACGGATCATCTGGCATATTTGTTGGGAGTAAAGCCGGGAGATCGGTTGCAGGTAAAAATCCAGGAAGGTCGCCGGCCGTTATTGGAAATCCCTGTGACGGGATTGGTTACCGAATTCGTCGGAGTCGGTGCGTATATGAATAAAACCTCGCTGACACGCCTGCTCGGCGAGAGCGATACCATCAGCGGTGTTTTTCTGGCAGTGGATGCAGAGGCATTGCCGGCACTGAATCGGCGTCTGGATCAGGTGCCGCGTGTCGCGGGTGTGACCCTGCGCGAGAATACCATTCGGGCCTTCTCCCGGATGATGGACGAAACCATCCTGGTATTTACGATATTCAGCATGTTCATGGCTGGCTCTATTGGCTTCGCTGTTGTGTATAACAATGCGCGTATCGCATTTGCCGAACGGGGCCGGGAGCTGGCAAGCCTGCGCGTATTAGGTTTCACCCGGGCTGAGATTGCGTTTATTTTGCTGGGTGAACTCTTGCTGCTAACCGTGCTGGCAATGCCGGTAGGCTTTGTGTTGGGAACCGGCTTATGCTGGCTGCTGACCTGGGGCATGCAAACAGATCTTTATCGGGTGCCGCTTATCCTGACACCGCAGACTTTTGCAGTGGCCGCCGTGGTGGTCTTGATTGCGACGTTCCTGTCTGCGTTGATGATCGGCCGGTCGCTAATGAAGCTGGATATGGTGTCGGCCCTCAAAGCGGCAGAATGA
- a CDS encoding saccharopine dehydrogenase family protein, translating to MAKVLIIGAGGVGGVVVHKCAQLPDVFSEIVLASRNEAKCKALAAQLNRPIKTAQVDADNVPELVALLNKEKPDLVINVALPYQDLHIMDACLEAGIDYLDTANYEPPETAKFEYSWQWDYQDKFKNAGLMALLGSGFDPGVTNVYTAYLKKHYFDEIHYLDIIDCNAGDHGKPFATNFNPEINIREVTAKGRYWENGEWRETDPLSVNRVYDFPAEIGPKKIYLMYHEELESIAKNFPEIKRARFWMTFSDNYLKHLEVLGNVGMTSIEPVMFEGKEIIPLQFLKALLPDPASLGPLTKGKTCIGCMATGIKDGVERTMFIYNVCDHEACYAEVKSQAISYTTGVPAMIGAKMILQGKWRQPGVWNMEQFDPDPFMEDLNVYGLPWQVGDVSAVNIDEMKE from the coding sequence ATGGCAAAAGTCCTGATTATTGGTGCAGGTGGTGTCGGCGGTGTGGTGGTGCATAAATGTGCGCAGCTGCCGGACGTGTTTTCCGAGATAGTGTTGGCCAGTCGCAACGAAGCAAAATGCAAAGCCCTGGCCGCACAATTAAACCGGCCAATTAAAACCGCCCAGGTGGATGCAGACAATGTGCCGGAACTTGTTGCCTTGCTCAACAAGGAAAAACCGGATCTGGTGATCAACGTGGCACTGCCGTATCAGGATCTGCACATCATGGACGCCTGTCTCGAAGCCGGTATCGACTACCTCGACACCGCCAACTACGAACCGCCGGAGACAGCCAAATTTGAATACTCCTGGCAGTGGGATTATCAGGATAAATTCAAGAATGCCGGTTTGATGGCATTGTTAGGTTCCGGTTTTGATCCGGGCGTTACCAATGTATATACCGCCTACCTGAAAAAACATTACTTCGACGAGATTCATTACCTCGACATTATTGATTGCAATGCCGGTGACCACGGTAAACCCTTCGCGACCAATTTCAATCCCGAAATTAATATCCGTGAAGTGACTGCCAAAGGGCGTTACTGGGAAAACGGTGAATGGCGTGAGACAGATCCGTTGTCGGTGAATCGCGTTTATGATTTCCCGGCGGAGATCGGTCCCAAGAAAATTTATTTGATGTACCACGAAGAGCTGGAATCCATTGCCAAAAACTTTCCCGAGATCAAACGTGCACGTTTCTGGATGACCTTCTCCGACAATTATCTCAAGCATCTGGAAGTGCTGGGCAACGTCGGTATGACCTCCATTGAGCCGGTCATGTTTGAAGGCAAGGAAATTATTCCGCTGCAATTCCTGAAAGCGCTTCTGCCGGACCCTGCCAGCCTCGGCCCGCTAACCAAAGGGAAAACCTGCATCGGTTGTATGGCCACGGGTATTAAAGACGGCGTTGAGCGCACCATGTTTATCTACAACGTGTGTGATCACGAAGCTTGTTATGCGGAAGTAAAATCCCAGGCGATTTCCTATACCACCGGTGTGCCGGCGATGATCGGTGCCAAGATGATCTTGCAAGGCAAATGGAGACAACCCGGCGTATGGAATATGGAACAGTTTGATCCTGATCCGTTTATGGAAGACTTGAATGTTTACGGGTTGCCCTGGCAAGTGGGCGATGTATCCGCCGTTAATATTGATGAAATGAAAGAATAG
- a CDS encoding MATE family efflux transporter translates to MPELKPADLKASWLTQVLDEWKTLAILGGPILVAQLAQMANGVIDTVMAGHASAEDLAGVGIGTSLWVPVLLFFMGVLSALQPIISGHRGAEQLQRIMPVTWQGLYIAAVCALVMILLLVNARPVLDLLQLDTRTAAISQGYLDAFCWGVPALLLLTALRGLTDGLGHTRVIMAFSLVSTLFNLPLNYIFIYGKLGLPAMGGVGCGWATAISNWIAVLALLVYLNRSKTYATFHLLADRVLPDWQEIKHVLRLGVPIGFTMFVEVSMFAVIALFLAPLGPKVVAGHQIVLNAISLLFMVPLSLGMALTLRVSFLVGAQAQARAQLLARSVLVLALGISLINVPVLLFGREFIASLYTGDLAVLDVAVRLFLFAAIFQIADVIQVTMINTLRGYRDTRIPMFIMLLSFWAICLPLGYVLTFTHWLVEPMGAAGFWIALCVGLTVASLLLTYRVIYFRPGAS, encoded by the coding sequence ATGCCTGAATTAAAACCTGCTGATCTTAAAGCCAGTTGGCTGACGCAGGTGCTCGATGAATGGAAAACCCTGGCCATCCTCGGCGGTCCGATTCTGGTCGCGCAATTGGCGCAGATGGCCAACGGTGTTATCGACACGGTGATGGCCGGTCACGCCAGTGCGGAAGATTTGGCGGGCGTGGGTATCGGCACCAGTTTATGGGTGCCGGTGCTGTTATTTTTTATGGGCGTCCTGAGTGCGTTGCAGCCGATTATCTCGGGGCACCGTGGCGCCGAACAATTACAGCGGATCATGCCGGTTACCTGGCAAGGTTTATATATTGCGGCTGTTTGTGCATTGGTGATGATTCTTTTATTGGTCAATGCGCGCCCGGTGTTGGATTTATTGCAACTCGATACGCGTACCGCGGCAATTTCGCAGGGTTACCTTGACGCTTTTTGCTGGGGCGTACCTGCATTATTGTTGTTAACGGCGTTGCGCGGGCTCACCGATGGACTCGGCCATACCCGCGTCATCATGGCGTTCTCGCTGGTGAGTACGCTGTTTAATTTGCCGCTCAATTATATTTTTATTTACGGCAAACTCGGCTTGCCGGCAATGGGTGGAGTGGGTTGTGGCTGGGCCACGGCTATTTCCAATTGGATCGCCGTGCTCGCGTTGTTGGTATACCTCAATCGCAGTAAAACCTATGCGACATTTCACCTGCTGGCGGATCGTGTGCTGCCGGATTGGCAAGAGATAAAACATGTCTTGCGTTTGGGCGTGCCGATTGGTTTTACGATGTTTGTAGAAGTCAGCATGTTTGCCGTCATTGCGCTATTTCTTGCACCCTTGGGGCCGAAGGTAGTGGCGGGGCACCAAATTGTTCTTAATGCCATCTCGCTGCTGTTTATGGTGCCCTTGAGTCTGGGTATGGCGCTTACGTTACGTGTCAGTTTTTTGGTGGGTGCCCAGGCTCAGGCGCGCGCGCAATTACTGGCGCGCAGTGTGTTGGTGTTGGCGTTGGGTATTTCGCTGATCAATGTGCCGGTGTTGTTGTTCGGCCGCGAATTTATTGCCAGCTTATATACGGGTGATCTCGCCGTGCTTGATGTCGCTGTCAGGCTGTTTTTATTTGCGGCGATTTTTCAAATTGCAGACGTGATTCAGGTCACGATGATTAACACCTTGCGTGGTTACCGCGATACTCGTATTCCCATGTTTATCATGCTGTTGTCGTTCTGGGCAATTTGCTTGCCGTTAGGGTATGTCCTCACGTTTACCCATTGGTTGGTTGAGCCCATGGGCGCTGCTGGTTTCTGGATTGCGTTATGTGTGGGTTTAACTGTGGCGAGTCTGTTACTGACTTACCGTGTTATTTATTTTCGTCCAGGTGCCTCATGA
- a CDS encoding efflux RND transporter periplasmic adaptor subunit, producing MVRLNRRNVFLGGIGFLILLALMYGFRSPPVLVDNAIVTRGHFRVMVEEEGRTRLPDRYQVSAPITGYLNRVLLEPGDAVQQGSPLFTINPTPTTPLDARSRAQAEAALASTEAALEAALTQVESEQARAELADTELTRVKRLVAAGHMPVDNLDRAQAEARRADAALRSSRFAAEVARHERDNARATLAIDGGEQSRRPFAVAAPVGGLVLARQRQSEGMVQAGDPILMLGDLASLEVEVDVLSPDAVRLTPGMRVELERWGGEASLPGRVRRIDPAGFTRYSALGVEEQRVWVIVDIDAEREHWATLGDGYRVEASFILWEGDDVLQIPASAIFREGNMWALYVIEDGRAQRREIIPGRRSGLMMEIVDGLAEGETAILYPGQDIAAGTRVRLR from the coding sequence ATGGTTCGACTTAACAGGCGCAACGTTTTTTTAGGCGGTATTGGTTTTCTGATATTGCTTGCGCTGATGTATGGTTTCCGCAGCCCTCCTGTATTGGTGGATAACGCCATTGTCACCCGCGGCCATTTTCGCGTGATGGTAGAGGAAGAGGGGCGTACACGGTTGCCGGATCGTTATCAGGTTTCAGCGCCGATAACAGGTTATTTAAATCGCGTACTACTTGAGCCGGGCGATGCCGTACAACAAGGCTCGCCGTTGTTCACTATTAACCCGACCCCGACAACACCTCTGGACGCTCGCAGTCGTGCCCAGGCTGAAGCAGCACTGGCAAGCACTGAAGCAGCGTTGGAGGCCGCCTTAACCCAGGTGGAATCCGAGCAGGCGCGGGCAGAGTTGGCTGACACTGAACTGACCCGTGTGAAGCGCCTGGTAGCGGCGGGCCATATGCCGGTGGACAACCTTGATCGAGCCCAGGCGGAAGCTCGCCGGGCAGATGCGGCGTTGCGTTCCAGCCGCTTCGCTGCGGAGGTGGCTCGCCACGAGCGGGATAATGCGCGCGCGACCTTGGCAATCGACGGCGGAGAACAATCCCGGCGCCCATTTGCAGTGGCTGCGCCCGTCGGTGGCTTGGTGTTGGCCCGTCAACGGCAGAGCGAAGGCATGGTGCAGGCGGGTGACCCAATTTTGATGTTGGGCGATCTGGCTAGTCTGGAAGTGGAAGTTGATGTGCTTTCGCCGGATGCTGTACGTCTCACTCCCGGTATGCGGGTGGAATTAGAGCGGTGGGGCGGCGAGGCAAGTTTGCCCGGTCGTGTTCGTCGGATTGACCCTGCCGGTTTTACTCGCTACTCGGCCCTGGGCGTAGAAGAACAACGTGTCTGGGTCATCGTGGATATTGACGCTGAGCGAGAGCACTGGGCAACACTGGGCGATGGTTATCGGGTGGAGGCGAGCTTTATTTTGTGGGAAGGCGATGATGTGCTGCAAATTCCTGCCAGCGCGATATTTCGTGAGGGCAATATGTGGGCACTGTATGTCATAGAAGATGGCCGCGCGCAACGGCGTGAAATAATCCCCGGTCGCCGCAGTGGATTAATGATGGAAATAGTAGATGGGCTTGCCGAAGGTGAAACTGCTATTCTTTACCCCGGTCAGGATATCGCAGCGGGTACGCGCGTGCGTTTACGTTAA
- a CDS encoding ABC transporter ATP-binding protein: MNEITAPVFRTRNLTRIFRMGEVEIRALRGVDLELYADEFVVLLGASGSGKSTLLNILGGLDAATSGEVWYRDTDLSHADEKTLTAFRRYHVGFVFQFYNLIPSLTARENVAIVTEIARDPMEPAEALSLVGLETRMDHFPAQMSGGEQQRVAIARAIAKRPEVLLCDEPTGALDSKTGIKVLEVLCNINRELGTTTAVITHNAVIADIAHRTIRISDGRVSEVIENPHPVSPDTLQW; the protein is encoded by the coding sequence ATGAATGAAATAACAGCACCCGTTTTCCGCACCCGCAATCTTACCCGGATTTTCCGCATGGGTGAGGTTGAGATTCGGGCGTTGCGTGGCGTGGATCTCGAACTTTATGCGGATGAGTTCGTGGTGTTGTTGGGCGCATCCGGTAGCGGCAAGTCTACCTTGTTGAATATCCTGGGTGGTTTGGATGCGGCAACATCGGGTGAGGTCTGGTATCGCGATACGGATCTGAGCCATGCGGATGAAAAGACCCTGACGGCGTTTCGGCGGTACCACGTAGGTTTTGTCTTTCAATTTTACAACCTCATCCCCAGCCTGACCGCGCGCGAAAATGTCGCTATTGTCACCGAGATTGCGCGCGATCCCATGGAGCCTGCTGAGGCTTTGAGTCTTGTTGGGTTGGAAACGCGGATGGATCATTTCCCGGCCCAAATGTCAGGGGGTGAACAACAGCGAGTAGCCATTGCTCGCGCCATTGCCAAGCGGCCGGAGGTTTTACTTTGCGATGAGCCGACCGGGGCGCTGGACTCCAAAACCGGCATTAAGGTGTTGGAAGTGTTGTGCAATATTAACCGGGAGTTGGGCACCACCACCGCCGTCATTACACACAATGCAGTCATTGCCGATATCGCTCACCGCACTATTCGCATCAGTGATGGGCGGGTGAGTGAGGTGATTGAGAATCCCCATCCCGTCTCGCCGGACACCTTGCAGTGGTAA
- the speA gene encoding biosynthetic arginine decarboxylase → MNKSYNPPNWTSRKSAELYGIDEWSNGYFGVSDSGEVIVRVPVNGGESSISLMEITQGLQQRGLDMPVLLRLENLVDTRISTLNDSFASAIQASGYQGQYRGAFPIKVNQQSHVIAEIARFGERYHHGLEAGSKAELMIALSTLKDRESVIICNGYKDAEFIDLGLQARKLGFKCFFVLETLAEVPIVIERSRALGVDPLIGVRLKLSTKVEGHWSEDSGDRSLFGLNTNELVSVVDSLREADLLHCFQLLHFHLGSQIPNIRSIRAGVLEACRYYIELVGEGAPLGYIDLGGGLAIDYDGTCSTSGHSRNYSVQEYCIDVVEAIQESLDEHNITHPIIVTESGRATVAHTAVLLFNVLDVTHFEPAPLPEHLPADSHEMIENMWHSLSVIKPNTLQECYNDVIYYRDQIRDLFHRGDISLRHRALGENLYLAGLQKIAQLLPQMKRIPQELETLPQQLADIYYGNFSVFQSLPDSWAIEQVFPVMPIHRLHEEPTRQAIIADLTCDCDGKLQKFAGPEGETSTLPLHAVKAGEEYYLGVFLVGAYQETLGDLHNLFGDTNVASVRINADNSIEFVHELHGDSIADVLSYVEYDPNAMYQSFRTTAEQAVRDGRISVADRQQMLAAFTDSLRGYTYFER, encoded by the coding sequence TTGAATAAATCCTACAACCCTCCCAACTGGACCTCACGTAAATCCGCCGAACTCTACGGCATTGATGAGTGGAGTAATGGCTATTTCGGCGTCTCTGATTCCGGTGAGGTTATTGTCAGGGTGCCGGTCAACGGTGGTGAATCATCCATCTCGCTTATGGAGATTACCCAAGGGTTACAGCAGCGCGGCCTGGATATGCCGGTGTTACTGCGTCTTGAAAACCTCGTTGATACACGCATCAGCACATTGAATGATTCTTTCGCCTCAGCCATTCAGGCCAGCGGCTATCAAGGCCAATATCGCGGCGCATTTCCTATCAAGGTTAACCAACAAAGCCACGTCATTGCGGAGATCGCGCGTTTCGGTGAGCGTTACCACCACGGGTTAGAAGCGGGCAGCAAGGCAGAATTGATGATCGCCTTGTCAACGTTAAAGGATCGCGAAAGCGTCATCATTTGCAACGGTTACAAAGACGCCGAATTTATTGATCTGGGTTTGCAGGCGCGCAAGCTCGGTTTCAAATGTTTCTTCGTGCTGGAGACACTGGCCGAAGTGCCTATCGTCATCGAGCGCAGTCGCGCACTGGGCGTTGACCCCTTGATTGGTGTGCGGCTGAAACTGTCCACCAAAGTGGAAGGCCATTGGAGCGAAGACAGTGGTGATCGTAGCCTGTTTGGTTTAAATACCAACGAATTGGTTTCTGTGGTCGATAGTCTGCGCGAGGCGGATTTGTTGCATTGTTTCCAGTTGCTGCACTTTCATCTTGGTTCACAAATTCCCAACATCCGCAGCATTCGTGCCGGTGTGTTGGAAGCCTGTCGTTATTACATTGAATTAGTCGGTGAGGGCGCGCCTCTGGGGTATATCGACCTGGGTGGTGGTCTGGCCATTGACTACGATGGCACCTGTAGCACCAGCGGCCACAGCCGAAACTATTCGGTGCAGGAATATTGTATTGACGTGGTGGAGGCGATTCAGGAATCCCTCGACGAACATAACATTACTCATCCCATTATTGTGACGGAGTCCGGGCGCGCGACGGTTGCGCACACAGCCGTACTCTTGTTTAACGTTCTTGATGTCACGCATTTTGAACCGGCGCCGCTGCCCGAACACTTGCCGGCCGACTCTCATGAAATGATTGAGAATATGTGGCACTCACTCTCGGTGATTAAACCCAACACCTTGCAGGAATGTTACAACGATGTGATTTATTACCGCGACCAGATTCGCGACCTGTTTCATCGCGGTGATATTTCCTTGCGCCACCGCGCGCTGGGCGAAAATCTTTATCTCGCCGGTCTGCAAAAAATTGCGCAGCTATTACCGCAGATGAAACGTATTCCGCAGGAGCTGGAAACATTGCCGCAACAATTGGCGGATATTTACTATGGTAATTTCAGCGTGTTTCAATCCTTGCCAGATTCCTGGGCGATCGAGCAGGTGTTTCCGGTAATGCCGATTCACCGGCTCCACGAAGAACCGACACGCCAGGCGATTATCGCGGACTTAACCTGTGACTGTGACGGCAAGTTGCAAAAATTTGCCGGTCCGGAAGGCGAAACCAGTACCTTGCCATTGCATGCCGTAAAGGCTGGCGAAGAATATTATCTCGGTGTTTTTCTGGTCGGTGCCTATCAGGAAACGCTCGGTGACCTGCATAATTTATTTGGCGATACCAATGTGGCCAGTGTGCGCATCAATGCAGATAACAGTATTGAATTCGTGCACGAACTGCATGGCGACAGCATCGCTGATGTATTGAGTTATGTCGAGTACGATCCTAACGCCATGTATCAATCGTTCCGCACCACTGCAGAACAAGCTGTGCGTGATGGCCGCATCAGCGTTGCTGATCGCCAGCAGATGTTGGCGGCCTTTACCGATAGCTTGCGCGGTTATACCTATTTCGAGCGTTAA